Proteins encoded within one genomic window of Egibacteraceae bacterium:
- a CDS encoding pyridoxamine 5'-phosphate oxidase family protein has protein sequence MTVPMTLRLETLSVDECLRLLGSRYLGRVAFVVDGEPHVRPVNYRLHEGIIVFRTDYGGLLDLIHLANVAFEVDDADHEYHTGWSVVVRGKAEEVWQPDELRVLRELPLRPWAPGPRDHYVRISPLEITGRRITGPAAHRLEHPEV, from the coding sequence ATGACCGTTCCCATGACGCTACGGCTGGAGACCCTGTCGGTCGACGAGTGCCTGCGCCTGCTGGGAAGCCGCTACCTCGGTCGCGTCGCCTTCGTCGTCGACGGGGAACCGCACGTGCGCCCCGTCAACTACCGCCTCCACGAGGGCATCATCGTCTTCCGCACCGACTACGGTGGCCTGCTCGACCTCATCCACCTCGCGAACGTCGCCTTCGAGGTCGACGACGCCGACCACGAGTACCACACCGGCTGGAGCGTCGTTGTGCGCGGCAAGGCGGAAGAGGTGTGGCAACCGGATGAGCTGCGCGTCCTGCGTGAGCTTCCGCTGCGCCCGTGGGCTCCGGGACCACGCGACCACTACGTCCGGATCTCGCCTCTGGAGATCACCGGCCGCCGCATCACCGGACCGGCGGCCCACCGGCTCGAACATCCTGAGGTCTGA
- a CDS encoding CBS domain-containing protein: MTVFVRDLMTRQPITVTPGTSVMEVRRLLRVSGIRHVPVVDDDTVVGMVSDRDVLLRDRELVDGLNRLHSDFADGRHRRVEDVMSAPVVSVAASTTAAAAAAMLRREHISALAVLEDGRLVGIATTTDLLGAVIDEDPVAPPAPGHPSHVGRGAGTPTPASRSGPGTPGRGAHRVFRAPW, from the coding sequence ATGACCGTGTTCGTACGCGACCTCATGACGCGCCAGCCGATCACCGTGACACCGGGGACGTCGGTGATGGAGGTTCGCCGCCTCCTCCGTGTCTCTGGCATCCGGCACGTACCGGTGGTCGACGACGACACGGTCGTCGGCATGGTCAGCGACCGCGACGTGCTGCTGCGGGACCGCGAGCTCGTCGACGGTCTCAACCGGCTGCACTCGGACTTCGCCGACGGGCGTCACCGGCGTGTCGAAGACGTCATGTCCGCCCCGGTCGTCTCGGTGGCAGCGAGCACGACCGCGGCCGCAGCCGCAGCCATGCTCCGGCGCGAACACATCTCCGCGCTTGCCGTCCTCGAGGACGGCCGGCTGGTGGGCATCGCCACGACCACCGACCTGCTGGGCGCGGTGATCGACGAGGACCCGGTCGCGCCGCCGGCCCCTGGTCACCCCTCCCACGTGGGACGCGGTGCTGGAACCCCGACCCCAGCCAGCCGCTCGGGCCCGGGGACGCCCGGCCGGGGCGCGCACCGGGTTTTCCGAGCGCCCTGGTGA
- a CDS encoding CBS domain-containing protein has protein sequence MKRWLYRYRTVAGEPRSLATRLRADLRGLLVAGTGSPSAPPAGDGSFRVRLPAEILGADLHKLVRVTTGVATTSGTRLRVPVTWAADPGRHAFPTFDGTIELEPLDHARAQLTIVGSYEAPANVVGAVVDRAILGGVAEGTADTLLQGLTRALAETEAIDQPVPEADASMRVADVMTSDPLVLGDDQPLRTAALLLFNFDIGGAPVVDQHGALVGVLSEADLLVKEARPRYGFGRGVQEAWRHREARTVGEACSRPAHVTAADARLRDAARELLDRDVARLVVLESSRIAGIVTRHDVLRALLRSDDAIRHAVQARVERLGEPGVAVAVEWGAVALSGTVSRLSRIHPLVTGVSAVDGVMNVDADELTWQVDDVTPLATPTI, from the coding sequence ATGAAGCGCTGGTTGTACCGGTATCGCACGGTGGCGGGGGAACCCCGGAGCCTGGCAACGCGGCTGCGCGCAGACCTGCGGGGCCTGCTCGTCGCCGGAACGGGCAGCCCTTCCGCACCGCCGGCAGGCGACGGCTCGTTTCGGGTACGGCTACCAGCCGAGATCCTGGGTGCCGACCTGCACAAGCTCGTGCGCGTGACCACGGGCGTGGCCACCACGAGCGGCACCCGGCTACGGGTACCGGTCACCTGGGCCGCCGACCCCGGACGTCACGCGTTTCCAACCTTCGACGGCACGATCGAGCTCGAACCGCTCGATCACGCCCGGGCCCAATTGACGATCGTGGGGTCCTACGAAGCGCCCGCCAACGTCGTCGGCGCTGTGGTCGATCGTGCCATTCTTGGCGGGGTGGCCGAAGGAACGGCTGACACCCTCCTCCAGGGCCTGACCCGGGCCCTGGCCGAGACCGAAGCCATCGACCAGCCAGTGCCGGAGGCAGACGCGTCCATGCGGGTCGCCGACGTCATGACCTCCGATCCGCTGGTGCTGGGCGACGACCAGCCTTTGCGGACCGCGGCCTTGCTGCTGTTCAACTTCGACATCGGCGGGGCGCCCGTGGTCGACCAGCACGGCGCGCTCGTCGGCGTTCTGAGCGAGGCCGACTTGTTGGTGAAGGAGGCACGGCCGCGCTACGGGTTCGGACGGGGCGTCCAGGAGGCCTGGCGCCACCGCGAGGCGCGTACCGTCGGCGAGGCCTGCTCCCGACCGGCGCACGTGACCGCGGCGGACGCGCGGCTGCGCGACGCCGCGCGCGAGCTGCTCGACCGCGACGTCGCCCGCCTGGTTGTGCTGGAGAGCAGCCGCATCGCCGGGATCGTGACCCGCCATGACGTCCTGCGTGCGCTGCTGCGTAGCGACGACGCCATCCGCCACGCCGTGCAGGCCCGGGTCGAACGTCTGGGCGAACCGGGTGTCGCCGTGGCCGTGGAGTGGGGCGCGGTCGCCCTCAGCGGCACGGTGTCGCGTCTGAGCCGCATCCACCCTTTGGTCACCGGCGTGAGCGCCGTCGATGGGGTCATGAACGTCGACGCCGACGAGCTGACCTGGCAGGTCGACGACGTGACGCCCCTGGCCACGCCGACGATATGA
- a CDS encoding CBS domain-containing protein: MRVRDWMNGDPIVVSPDTEVREARRTLHLNGVRHLPVVDGDRLVGIVSDRDIRIDDRSLRRLAALERLDEALGEDKPVEAVMTSDPYTIGPDEPIEAAARLLLSRRVSALPVVEDDDADALVGIITTTDCLLALLAPDPAAGADRSGSPKPGSSSTPLTSSVSARLQDDTETSGPHRLARQ, from the coding sequence ATGCGCGTGCGCGACTGGATGAACGGCGACCCGATCGTGGTGTCCCCCGACACCGAGGTACGGGAAGCCCGCCGGACCCTGCATCTCAACGGCGTTCGCCACCTGCCGGTGGTCGACGGCGACCGGCTCGTCGGCATCGTCAGCGACCGTGACATCCGCATCGACGACCGTTCGCTGCGCCGCCTGGCAGCGCTCGAGCGTCTCGACGAGGCGCTGGGCGAGGACAAACCCGTGGAGGCGGTCATGACATCGGACCCCTACACCATCGGGCCGGACGAGCCCATCGAGGCCGCCGCGCGGCTGCTGCTGTCGCGGCGGGTCAGCGCCCTGCCGGTCGTGGAGGACGACGATGCGGACGCGCTGGTCGGCATCATCACCACCACCGACTGCCTGCTGGCGCTGCTCGCGCCCGACCCTGCCGCCGGCGCGGACCGGTCGGGCTCACCCAAACCGGGCAGCTCGTCGACGCCGCTCACCTCGTCTGTCTCGGCGCGTCTCCAGGACGACACCGAGACCTCGGGACCGCACCGCCTCGCGAGGCAGTGA